The genomic region atttcttccatttttgaactgtatatggaaatacctgaagaaaacgactctgtagactttggttgacatagctatagtagtttccgagatgtgtacaaaaaacttagtagggggcggggccacgcccacttttccaaaacaattgcgtccaaatatgcccctccataatgcgatcctttgtgccaaatttcactttaatatctttatttatggcttagttatgacactttataggttttcggttttcgccattttgtgggcgtggcagtgggccgattttgcccatcttcgatcTTAAcattttatggagccaagaaatacatgtaccaagtttaatcatgatatctcaatttttactcaagttacagcttgcacggacggacagacggacggacagacatccggatttcgactctactcgccctgatcactttggtatatataaccctatatctgactcttttagttttaggacttacaaacaaccgttatgtgaacaaaactataatactctcgttagcaacattgttgcgagagtataaaaatataatgtatTCTCACTCCTACCGAGACCCTAAAACTACTTTGTCACTATCAGCCATTCTCAAACTAACCCACAATATATCCCTATTTTCCAAACAACACAACAATTGAAGCAATTTTCAACAGTTCCTTCTACAACTTCAATACTGTAACCTAAAATACCGTTCATACCATGTGAGTATGTGAACAACACCTTCGGTAATACCATCAATCAAAGAACCCGAGCCACCCTAATTAATAGCGCAGCGAAAATAATGTCCAAAGTTCCACGATTAGCCCCGAAACTCTACTGGGATTCACGCAAAGCAATTACAATTCAATAAAGGAAATGCTTTAGTAAACTTTTATTGTACGAACATTAAcgtatttgtttataatatggTTTATTAGAGGAATCGGCGGTGAAATCAGCGCCACAGTAGCGCACACATTATTTACTCGCTGACTTCTTATTTGCTCTCCACCCCCCCACGACATGTCGACAACAATGGTCGGACAAAGTACGCGTTTAACACCTCAATTGAATGTTGATTGAAGCCTTGTACATTGTTATTGCATTATGTTAGGTCATAATAGAAGCAGGACCAGGTTAAACACGTGCACAGCAGCGACTATAAAAGGGCACTAGACTAGCGTGTTCGGGCGCTGATAAGCATCGCCAACGAAGCGGACAGCAACGACTGTAATTTCAGGGGAAGGAAATTATCGCGTTAGTGTGGAAGTGTGGGGGTAGTGGTGATAGCTAAACTTGTATAAGGGCGCAAGTAGACGTAGAGCTCCGTACTGACTGTcgctttatgaatttttaatgaattgtcCTGTGACACGTAAGGGACAACCCAAGGCGCTTACGTCGGTGGGGAAGCACTGTTTGTGAACTCAGTTCTGAATAATGCAACCGcaaatagatatatatatactatatatgtatatttatttggcGTACGCCGTAGAATGCACGCGTTTATACGAAAGCGCATtgatttgcaaatatttgcgcATTTCCGTTGCTATTCGTCATGAACTCGTTTGAGGCGTGGCCGCTTAGCACTTGACTATTGTTGCGCTGCCGTTGCGGAAATCCTGTACAGGCGGCCGACTTGAAAGGGCACTTGCTGCAGTTCGGTATGAGTTTTGACGCGAATTGCGTGTTGCACCTGAGCTTAGCTCGTTGCATGTGTTGCATACACAATTTAATTTCACGgtatttaattgaatattttttgttgcaagcGCCGCTTTACACATATGTAACTCTGCGCAAGTTATAAATAATAACATCTTCTCTTGTTTCTTTGCAGCAAGTTGCCACGCCCACCGTGGTCAAGAAAATCATCCGCCTGAAGGAGGAGAATAGCGGCATGTTTGCTTGGGAAATCCGCGAGCAATTACAGCAGCAACGCATTTGTGATCCCTCCTCGGTGCCCTCGATCAGCTCCATCAATAGAATATTGCGAAATAGCGGTCTCTGGACCGATGAGATGACATCAAGCCAGCAAAAtgccgctgctgctgcggcGGCCACACAGCAAATGTCGTCTGTTGCCTATTCAACGCAAGCTCATCTCTATGCGAATAGCGCggccgccgccgctgccgctgctgctggcAGTAGTAATGCTCCCGGCTGCTCACCCACAGCCGACGGTGCTAGAGTACCCACGGCCACATTGGTACATCGCTCAGCTCTACCGCCTTTGGGCTCAGCCCACCATGCGCATGCCTCTTCCCACCTCGCTGCTATGACCACTCATCCGCATGTCGGCCACACACCACATCCGCTCAGTTTGTCCGCACAGTTCCGCTATAGCTCGGCCgcagctgctgctgccgccgctgcAGCGGTGGCCGCCAATGAGCATGCCAGCCGAAATGTCAACGCAACGCAGGAGGCACGCTTAATGGCAAACACCAGCGTTACTGGCACGATTGGCGATATGCCTATCAAACCAGCGCCCAAGCATCCAGGCGCCGCGCATATGGCTGCAATAAGCGCCGCTGGCAGTAGCAGTTCGACACTAGCACAACTCTCAGCTACAGTTACTTCGGCCGTATCGGGTCAACTCAGCGCACAGGATCTCACCTACACAGCATTACACAAACACTGGCTGTGGCATCCCTCGCTACTATACTACTCCACGCAACACGCGCAGGCCGCCAGTCAATTTTTACCCTACGCGCAAGCTCAATGTCCAGCCTATTTCCATGCCGGCGGTAGTggtagcagcagcagcggtaTTGGCAGCGCTCTTAGCATTGAGGGCACCATCGATTTGGTGGCACACAGCGCCAGCGATGCGGTTAGTGACTGTGATTCGGGTAAATCCTCGCCAGCGACCTCGTTAAACGCGGCACCCACTGCTAGCTCGCTAAGCGGCAGAGAGTCAGCGCAGGGCAGCGTCACCAATTGCCGCAAGCGCAATCCCTACTCCATTGAGGAATTGTTGAAGAAGCCGGAGAAGCGCATGCGCTTGCAAGGTGCCAGTCCGCGCAAGGAGGACGAATCAAGTGGCAGCAGCGTCAGTTCGAGCGCTAGCAGCCGCAGCAGTTGTTGTGATGACAGCTCAGATGAGACGCGCAGTCAACAGAACGAAGCACTGGCCGCTGACGACTGCAATGATAATGTAGAGGTTGTGAACTAACTTGACTAAATGAGAtaaagagagagggagagagagagggagGAGGGGAATAAGTGAGGCGTTAGAGtgtaatttaaagtatttattgaaatattaaatgtaattaaatcaAAGACAAActgtaatataattaaattaaatgtgtaAATGAACTCAATTGTGTATCGTAAAGATGGTATTGAAATGAAAGAGCGCTATATAGTTAAATTAGCTGTGTAGTTAAACGCTTATTTGTGCTTAACATTGTGAATGGATTCCCgaataaacataatttaaacttaaaagaattttgtttgattgaaaaatatttttttttttgatttgataaTCTGGGTAATCTGgtctgttttttgacattttttttttcatagaaatttttattctacgagcaaaattttaacacatatcatgaggtatatcgtggactgcataaacaaatttttgtcgcaattttttgatgacatctgtcggggAAATGGCTGAGTGAAAGAGATGCGtcttttcactggcggacacgatttctcatgtttggatcatcccAATTtgttcttaaaaagtacgtgaatggttatcgtctcTATTAGAAtcttgaaaaaatgttgataaataaaaaagtaattaacgtttttttttaatttttccccatgttttttgtcaataaattacaaaaaattatgaatctagtagggacgacAGCCAGACGTTTTgtaagcattaaaaaaaaattaagcaaatcggttgagtagttcgaccggaatcatgtccgccagtttaaaaaagtttgttttgagaaaaacgcgtttaaagtttgagttgTGCACTCCAtacgctccgaacgtcgagtgatattaatatttttgggcctttttcgaaaccttccaatggtaaagtgggtttctacatttaTTCTAaaggtataagggaacagaatatgcaaaaaaaaaaaaaatggaaaaagattaccctactgaccccttgaAGATTTTTGAAATGCTTTTGCTAATAATCTGACGGCAGTTACACCacaaatattaaccaaaaagtCATTGCTGCTAAGAACAGTTTGTAAGCACAATTTGTTTTTGTCGTGACCTGAGCAAGAAATGCTTCAACCCGGTGTACATTTTTTACGGTATCAGGACTCTCAGTGGACCGACCTCGATTTTTCTTATACTTCCCGTATAGTGGAAAATGTATTCGCAGAtacaaagttttgttttttttttgtgtcatCGGCATCGTAAAATGTCAGATTTCAATATATCTTTATAAAGATGGGAGGATATAACTGTCAAAATCAGTATTAATTATAATTCCATTATTTCTTCTAGAAAAGTTTAGAAAAGTGGCACGCTTTGCTTTTCCAAGACTTCTTGAcctgtatattatatgtatatttataacaataaagtgggccaaaaaaatcgaatattttttgtttcgcttTAAAAAGTATAAACCGCTCACCGCTCTTCACTATGACcacttaattgtaacgggaacgCGGTTCCGCTTGAAGCAAATGACTGCAGTgataatttctacgaaaacacgCCAgtagaaactgcttggagaggagttcattatgtcCTTAACTGAGAGCATACGGGCCTCACTACGCTGAcgttcgataggagacatccGAGTTATAGCTtcatattttctttcatattatcaaataggaaaaaaaaactactttcttactaaaaatacataatttgtaattaaaatgcagctcaaaagaaataaaaaagaaaagttgttatgtaaaataatttgatCTATTTGAAAAAAGCTTCTCCTTCTAACTCAATATTAATCAAATTTGATAGTTATAAATCACAGCTCTTGCGTACATGGCGCAAAAAAGCATTCCATATAAAACTGCCAGTAGTTCGGAAATTGACTGAAGCATCCGATGTTTTCTAATTCCATCAAACTCAGCTGTCAACAAGCGACTAGTTTTGTCAAAACAAAGTAATACATAACTTCATCTTCCAAAAAGCATTATTAATCGCCTTTGGCCTATTTTCTTTATTGGTCTAGCCACCGCGcgcctgacggagcttttggagCATGGAGCTacgtgtagaagttcacgctagTGAGGTAAGTTTTCTAAGCGACATTCACTTGGACGTGggcagaaacgattattttacatatggctcaagcagctcacgacttccggtcctagaccaagtatcctcttggTAGGCAAAAAAAACTCCGTTTaaaggcaagctaaagtgagcaggcgaaacattcctccccagggttgtgcgcttaGTTTtaaacccgccacgtaaaacaaACACCTTCAATAGAAAGGTCACAACAGCCTCGGAATTCTAGACTCTCACATAgccattatcattatcattcaTTCCCATCGAAGAATTAGACATTGATTACTATGCTATGTACAAGTACAATCGGTAAAATTTCAGATGAGTTGTTGGCCAGGCTGAACGAAACTGTATGAACGCTCAAGCTCAAATGTATGATTTCTTTTCCCACAGCTTTTATCTCCTTAATCCAAATAATGAGCACACATGTAGATGTACATCGGGAACATTCCAAATAAAACCAACAATAGAATTCTTCGCTGTCCAGTGTTAGACTTTTAAGCGGATCTCCATTAGGTAAATCTTAAAATGTATAACTAAGGAATTTACATCGTGGAATATTCCAAGGCGCACATACAAACGCTAGCACATGCTTATAAGACTTAAATATGACTTTCCATTTCACCTTGAATCAATAGTCTGTAGCAGCGCCTCACTACGGCCGCTCCCATACTAGTCGATATGAATAAGTATGCGTTATTaactataatgtatatatatacatgtatgtgtgcattggTTTTCTATGGAAGCGATACGAATCATTAAAATGCCTGAGAATTGTGCAAATCTGGTGTAaactttgagaaaaaatttaagcaaatgaAAAAGTGCATTACATTCAACACTTTGCTGCACAACTTATTTCACAGCCAACAGACGAACAAGCCGATAAacgcgcacacacgcacacttgaACACACGAACACGTGCGTGCAACATTCAGCAACGGCTTTTTGCGGACACTGCTGTTTACCGCTGCTGCAACTGCTGCAGTCTACTGTAGTATGGAGCTGGTGGAGCTGATGGAGCTGGCGCGCGGCTGGTGGTCTCACACCAGTAGCTGCCACACTGAATAAATCAGCGCGAAAGCAACCAACACGCGACGCGCTCCAGCAGCGGCGGGCAGTGCAGTGTTGTAAAGCGTTGAACAAATGATGGTGAGCGCGCTGCAGCTGGGCGAGAGGGGCCGGCAAGTGCGGCAGTCAGCGTGCGCACGCCATGAAAACGTTCCAATCAGCAGTGCCGTTTAATTAACTCGCGCGCCAATGAAGTGTCAGAGGAAAGTGCCAGCGACGACAACTGCGCTGACTgatggcaataacaacaacagctagtGCAGCAAGTGCAATTGTAACAACAACCATGGTGGAACAGCAAAAACTCACAACAACTGCACTGCTTGCGCGACGTTCTTATGGCGCAATACAATAACAACCATACAAACTACAACAACGAGGTGTCAACGAAAACGCAGTCATATTAATAAAACTAACTACctacaagctacaacaacaacaacaactaaaaaacACAACACATAATTTACACGCCGTGGCCGCGGCCGTGGTACGAGCAACAACAGCACAACAGGCGAGTGCTGCACAGAGTCGCATTGACACCCGGGCAGTCGTTGGTAATTGaagcatttgtttttattgttgttgttgttgttgctgcatggCCAAGTTTTGCAGACGACCACGAACGCGTGTGTGGAATTCATAATCGATAAAGACACTACACCGCGCCGGCGCGAACCTCTCACAGCAACG from Bactrocera tryoni isolate S06 chromosome 3, CSIRO_BtryS06_freeze2, whole genome shotgun sequence harbors:
- the LOC120771307 gene encoding paired box pox-neuro protein, coding for MPHTGQAGVNQLGGVFVNGRPLPDCVRRRIVELALCGVRPCDISRQLLVSHGCVSKILTRFYETGSIRPGSIGGSKTKQVATPTVVKKIIRLKEENSGMFAWEIREQLQQQRICDPSSVPSISSINRILRNSGLWTDEMTSSQQNAAAAAAATQQMSSVAYSTQAHLYANSAAAAAAAAAGSSNAPGCSPTADGARVPTATLVHRSALPPLGSAHHAHASSHLAAMTTHPHVGHTPHPLSLSAQFRYSSAAAAAAAAAAVAANEHASRNVNATQEARLMANTSVTGTIGDMPIKPAPKHPGAAHMAAISAAGSSSSTLAQLSATVTSAVSGQLSAQDLTYTALHKHWLWHPSLLYYSTQHAQAASQFLPYAQAQCPAYFHAGGSGSSSSGIGSALSIEGTIDLVAHSASDAVSDCDSGKSSPATSLNAAPTASSLSGRESAQGSVTNCRKRNPYSIEELLKKPEKRMRLQGASPRKEDESSGSSVSSSASSRSSCCDDSSDETRSQQNEALAADDCNDNVEVVN